A single window of Senegalia massiliensis DNA harbors:
- the aroH gene encoding chorismate mutase has translation MRVISIRGAITVEKNTSENILDNTTKLLETIIKKNNIKSKDIISVLFTATSDIDSAYPAKAARQMGLLDCSLLCFQEMYVKDSLSRCIRVLLMLNSNKSQTEVNHIYLKEAKVLRKNI, from the coding sequence ATGAGGGTTATAAGCATAAGAGGAGCAATTACTGTAGAAAAAAACACTTCTGAAAATATCTTAGATAACACAACAAAGTTGCTTGAGACAATAATAAAAAAAAATAATATTAAGAGTAAAGATATAATATCAGTGTTATTTACTGCTACAAGTGATATAGATTCTGCTTATCCTGCAAAGGCAGCTAGACAGATGGGATTACTTGATTGTAGTTTATTATGTTTTCAAGAAATGTATGTTAAGGATAGCTTGAGTAGATGCATAAGAGTATTATTAATGTTAAATTCTAACAAAAGTCAAACTGAAGTTAATCATATATATTTAAAGGAAGCAAAAGTGTTAAGAAAAAATATTTAA
- a CDS encoding NAD(P)/FAD-dependent oxidoreductase, producing the protein MSKKVLVIGGGPAGIIAAATASKKGNKVILLDKNSIIGKKMLITGNGRCNITNNCEIEDLIENVTRNRNFLYSSFYSFSNKDIIDILQKYDVEIKVENDGRCFPKSDKSIDVTNALKTYLLDNGVILSLNCNVINVEKYKNKFITEYTKNNRKEIIESDSLIIATGGKSYPSTGSTGDGYKFGKKFGHNIISTKPSIVPINIKENWIKQNKGLSFKNVKVVLSSDDKIIDYEIGDIIFTHFGISGPAIFNITSRNNRKINAKDRFKLDIDLFPSLNLKELDEKIIELLGSNPNKNIINVLSIILKYNFVLAILNLLQINISLKASNFTKEHRRKLIRLLKSITLNIADLRSIEEAYVTSGGIDINQINPSTMESKIVEDLFFCGEVLDVDAYTGGFNLQISYSTGYLAGDNQ; encoded by the coding sequence ATGTCGAAAAAAGTTTTAGTTATTGGTGGAGGACCTGCTGGAATAATTGCAGCAGCTACAGCGAGTAAAAAAGGTAATAAAGTAATACTTTTAGATAAAAATAGTATTATAGGTAAGAAAATGCTTATTACAGGTAATGGTAGATGTAATATTACTAATAATTGTGAGATAGAAGATTTAATTGAAAATGTAACTAGAAATAGGAATTTTTTATACTCCTCTTTTTATAGCTTTTCTAATAAAGATATAATTGATATTTTGCAAAAGTATGATGTAGAAATTAAAGTAGAAAATGATGGTAGGTGTTTCCCTAAATCAGATAAATCAATTGATGTTACAAATGCTTTAAAAACATATTTATTAGATAATGGTGTTATATTATCTTTAAACTGTAATGTCATAAATGTTGAAAAGTATAAAAATAAGTTTATTACAGAGTATACAAAAAATAATAGGAAAGAAATAATTGAAAGTGATAGTCTAATAATAGCTACAGGAGGAAAATCTTATCCTTCTACAGGCTCAACAGGAGATGGATATAAATTTGGGAAAAAATTTGGACACAATATTATATCAACTAAACCTTCTATTGTACCTATAAATATTAAAGAAAATTGGATAAAACAAAATAAAGGATTAAGTTTTAAAAATGTTAAAGTAGTTTTAAGTTCAGATGATAAAATAATTGATTATGAAATTGGAGATATTATTTTTACACACTTTGGAATTTCAGGACCTGCTATATTTAATATTACATCTAGAAACAATAGAAAAATAAATGCTAAGGATAGATTTAAATTAGATATAGATTTATTTCCAAGTTTAAATCTAAAAGAATTAGATGAAAAAATAATTGAATTATTGGGTTCTAATCCTAATAAAAATATAATTAATGTTTTATCAATTATATTAAAATATAATTTTGTTTTAGCAATATTAAATTTATTACAAATCAACATATCTTTAAAAGCATCTAATTTTACAAAAGAACATAGAAGAAAACTGATTAGGTTACTTAAATCAATAACCTTAAATATAGCTGATTTAAGGTCTATTGAAGAAGCTTATGTAACTTCTGGTGGGATAGATATTAATCAAATAAACCCATCTACTATGGAATCAAAAATTGTTGAAGATTTATTTTTTTGTGGAGAAGTTTTAGATGTAGATGCCTATACTGGAGGATTTAATTTGCAAATTAGTTACTCAACAGGATATCTTGCTGGGGACAATCAGTAA